One stretch of Phaeobacter inhibens DSM 16374 DNA includes these proteins:
- a CDS encoding putative DNA modification/repair radical SAM protein yields MTRQTLDQKLAILSDAAKYDASCASSGSTKRDSRDGKGLGSNEGTGICHAYAPDGRCISLLKILMTNFCIYDCTYCVNRVSSNVPRARFTVDEVVKLTIEFYRRNYIEGLFLSSGIIRSPDATMSEMVQIARKLRQEENFRGYIHLKTIPDAAPDLIAEAGLLADRLSINVEMPSDAAVREHAPEKDPGQIRKAMGDVRLRKEAAKDRSHTGRRPPRFAPAGQSTQMIIGADGSNDAMVLGQSTRLYSSYKLKRVYYSAFSPIPDSSAKLPLISPPLQREHRLYQADWLLRFYDFQLDEITSVTPDGNLDLHIDPKLAWALAHREMYPLDVNRASREMLLRVPGFGVKTVNRILSTRRHRSLRYEDLLRIGASMKKARAFVVAGGWTPGRLTDSVDLRAQFAPPPEQLALF; encoded by the coding sequence ATGACTCGACAGACACTGGATCAAAAACTCGCCATCCTAAGTGATGCTGCCAAATATGATGCCTCCTGTGCGTCTTCAGGCTCAACCAAACGCGACTCACGCGATGGAAAGGGGTTGGGCTCAAACGAGGGGACGGGGATCTGCCACGCCTATGCGCCGGACGGGCGCTGTATCAGTCTGCTGAAGATCCTGATGACCAACTTCTGCATCTATGATTGCACATATTGTGTGAATCGGGTGTCCTCGAATGTACCGCGCGCACGGTTTACGGTGGACGAGGTTGTGAAGCTGACCATCGAATTCTACCGGCGCAACTATATCGAGGGTCTGTTTCTGTCATCAGGGATCATCCGGTCCCCGGACGCGACGATGTCGGAAATGGTTCAGATCGCGCGCAAGCTGCGGCAAGAGGAGAATTTTCGCGGCTATATCCACCTCAAGACCATTCCGGATGCAGCCCCGGACCTGATTGCAGAGGCAGGCCTGCTGGCGGATCGCCTGTCGATCAACGTCGAGATGCCGAGTGATGCGGCAGTGCGCGAACATGCGCCGGAGAAGGACCCCGGGCAGATCCGCAAGGCAATGGGTGATGTGCGCTTGCGCAAGGAAGCCGCCAAGGATCGGAGCCATACGGGCCGTCGCCCGCCACGGTTTGCCCCGGCAGGGCAGTCCACGCAGATGATCATCGGGGCGGATGGCTCAAACGATGCGATGGTGCTGGGGCAGTCGACCCGGCTTTATTCCAGTTACAAACTGAAGCGGGTTTATTATTCTGCGTTCTCCCCCATCCCCGACAGCTCGGCCAAGCTGCCGTTGATATCCCCGCCATTGCAGCGCGAGCACCGTTTGTATCAGGCGGATTGGTTACTGCGGTTTTATGATTTCCAGCTTGATGAGATCACCTCGGTGACGCCGGATGGCAATCTGGATCTCCATATAGACCCCAAATTAGCCTGGGCGCTGGCCCATCGTGAAATGTACCCGTTGGATGTGAACCGTGCCAGCCGGGAGATGTTGTTGCGGGTGCCGGGGTTTGGCGTGAAGACGGTGAACCGCATCCTGAGTACCAGGCGGCACCGGTCGCTGCGATATGAAGATCTTTTGCGCATCGGGGCCTCAATGAAGAAGGCACGGGCCTTTGTCGTGGCGGGTGGCTGGACACCGGGTCGGCTGACGGACAGCGTCGATTTGCGGGCGCAGTTTGCACCGCCACCAGAACAGCTGGCCTTGTTCTGA
- a CDS encoding YjbF family lipoprotein, translating to MINARRLHRITRAIATLAYLSTGACTNDEREILTAEQLTRGLSEQTTARAAILANAGAERMQVRFLKTGRSGVMLQETRRAGLVTWLSSDGASLQTDKGLLRATRGFGAGLMAVDLEQSHRRIFAHAEGPAERFHSYLTGNDETETRTYHCDIRDRGNRTLTIAGQDITTRLIAESCVNPDQSFLNLYWLRATDNKLIQSRQWTGPYLGTMTTRLQVTP from the coding sequence ATGATAAACGCGCGACGCCTCCACCGGATCACCCGTGCCATTGCGACCCTCGCCTACCTGAGCACTGGGGCCTGCACGAATGATGAACGCGAGATCCTGACGGCAGAGCAGTTGACACGAGGACTTTCTGAACAGACGACAGCCCGCGCCGCCATACTGGCCAACGCGGGTGCGGAGCGGATGCAGGTCCGATTTCTCAAGACCGGAAGAAGCGGTGTAATGCTGCAGGAGACCCGCCGCGCCGGACTGGTCACCTGGCTGTCTTCCGACGGGGCCAGTCTGCAAACCGATAAGGGGCTGCTGCGCGCGACCCGTGGGTTCGGGGCGGGTTTGATGGCTGTCGACCTGGAGCAATCTCATCGTCGTATTTTTGCACATGCAGAAGGCCCGGCAGAGCGATTTCACAGCTATCTGACCGGCAATGACGAGACCGAGACCCGGACTTATCACTGCGACATCAGGGATCGCGGCAACCGCACGCTGACCATTGCCGGCCAGGACATCACGACCCGCCTGATCGCCGAAAGCTGCGTCAACCCGGACCAGAGCTTTCTGAACCTCTATTGGCTACGAGCAACCGATAACAAGCTCATCCAGAGCCGCCAGTGGACCGGACCGTATCTCGGCACAATGACAACACGGCTGCAGGTGACACCATGA
- a CDS encoding UdgX family uracil-DNA binding protein (This protein belongs to the uracil DNA glycosylase superfamily, members of which act in excision repair of DNA. However, it belongs more specifically to UdgX branch, whose founding member was found to bind uracil in DNA (where it does not belong), without cleaving it, appears to promote DNA repair by a pathway involving RecA, rather than base excision.), protein MYHAEMPVIGTAEAWRCAARGFLAQGIPPEAILWNNDGTAPDLFASQARPPPNGDIHVPRGFVALADKVVWHSDPSRFSRLYGFLWRLRGARGLMSDRGDVDLARLRQMEKAVSRCQHKMKAFVRFRELGDADAPRRSFAAWFEPTHHTVEPTATFFARRFADMDWRILTPDVAAIFEGGELRFEPGHPRPELPQDASEQLWITYFRNIFNPARLKVQAMQSEMPKKYWKNMPEAAAIPELIATAPARARAMAEAAPTLPPLRAARVQARLPEANPYWQGPAAELPAAINSCTRCPLYRPATQAVPGEGPTDADLMIVGEQPGDQEDLVGRPFVGPAGQLFDQLAAETGLPREAAYITNAVKHFKFMPRGRKRLHQRPNGSEIHHCQVWLRAELDLVQPKLILALGATAAEALLGSGKDILQRRGTIERRVDGTPVLITLHPSYLLRVPDRYLRERATEDLRADLRLAADWLVQRETLIEP, encoded by the coding sequence ATGTACCATGCTGAAATGCCTGTGATCGGCACAGCGGAGGCCTGGCGCTGCGCCGCGCGGGGGTTTCTGGCGCAGGGTATTCCGCCTGAGGCAATCCTCTGGAACAACGACGGCACGGCGCCGGATCTGTTTGCCTCACAGGCCCGACCCCCGCCCAATGGCGACATCCATGTGCCGCGCGGCTTTGTCGCCCTGGCGGACAAGGTGGTCTGGCACAGTGATCCGAGCCGGTTTTCCCGGCTCTATGGGTTTCTCTGGCGCCTGCGGGGGGCGCGTGGTCTGATGAGTGATCGCGGTGATGTGGATTTGGCCCGGCTGCGGCAGATGGAAAAAGCTGTGTCGCGCTGCCAACACAAGATGAAAGCCTTCGTCCGGTTTCGTGAACTGGGTGATGCCGATGCGCCGCGCCGGTCCTTCGCGGCGTGGTTCGAGCCGACACATCACACGGTGGAGCCAACAGCAACGTTCTTTGCCCGGCGCTTTGCCGATATGGACTGGCGCATACTGACACCGGATGTTGCAGCGATATTTGAGGGGGGAGAGTTGCGGTTTGAGCCCGGCCATCCCCGGCCTGAACTGCCGCAGGATGCCAGCGAACAGCTCTGGATCACCTATTTCCGCAATATCTTCAATCCGGCGCGACTGAAGGTTCAGGCCATGCAGTCGGAGATGCCTAAAAAATACTGGAAGAATATGCCGGAGGCCGCCGCCATTCCAGAGTTGATCGCCACAGCCCCGGCGCGGGCACGCGCCATGGCGGAAGCTGCACCAACCTTGCCACCGTTACGCGCTGCGCGGGTGCAGGCCCGCTTGCCAGAGGCAAACCCCTATTGGCAGGGTCCGGCAGCTGAGTTGCCCGCCGCGATCAACAGCTGCACTCGCTGTCCCTTGTATCGTCCAGCCACTCAGGCCGTGCCCGGTGAAGGTCCAACAGATGCGGATCTGATGATTGTCGGCGAACAACCCGGTGACCAGGAGGATCTGGTGGGGCGGCCATTTGTGGGGCCCGCCGGGCAGCTGTTTGATCAATTGGCGGCTGAGACCGGGCTGCCGCGGGAGGCGGCCTATATCACAAATGCGGTGAAACATTTCAAATTCATGCCCAGAGGCCGCAAGAGACTGCATCAACGGCCCAACGGATCGGAGATCCACCATTGTCAGGTTTGGCTCCGGGCTGAACTGGATCTGGTCCAACCAAAGCTGATCCTTGCGCTAGGCGCGACAGCGGCGGAGGCATTGCTTGGGTCGGGCAAGGATATCCTGCAACGGCGTGGGACGATTGAGCGCCGCGTTGACGGGACGCCGGTTTTGATCACTTTGCATCCATCTTATCTGCTTCGGGTGCCTGATCGCTACCTGCGCGAGCGTGCGACGGAGGATCTGCGCGCAGATCTGCGGTTGGCGGCAGATTGGTTGGTGCAGCGCGAGACCTTGATCGAGCCTTGA
- a CDS encoding polysaccharide biosynthesis/export family protein, which translates to MRLISMICCAALALAGCSTVYRSSDVIPGAGDGTQVRVVPLTGETVTQANRAAYAPQSLPEAYARTAGTGAGVSVRGAGRLPEAPSTQEGLRNQRLALKRPPAVPEMPYQIGVGDVVMLATPTTRNTLEELTGLLAAQNSRNGYTVQDDGSVNIPDVGRVRIAGLTIEDAEELLFQKLVEAQFDPTFSLEIAEFNSRRVSVGGAVGKPGVLPITLTPLYLSEALAAAGSVSVADIDVSSVRIYRDGELYQIPLTDFYASPDLQNTRLISGDAVFVDTDFNLNRAERFFEQQIRLKQTTIAARAQELSELNTAISLRRSDYAEQRSTFEAREVLGANDRDYVYLTGEVDKQTRYPLPYERQASLADALYDAGGGIARETGDVSQVYVLRASSDPREFGAVTAWHLNASSAANLTLATKFQLRPDDVIFVAENPVTKWGRTLRQITPSLITTPVAAAVN; encoded by the coding sequence TTGCGCCTGATTTCCATGATCTGCTGCGCCGCCCTTGCGCTGGCAGGATGTTCAACCGTCTATCGCAGCTCTGATGTCATCCCCGGTGCAGGGGATGGCACACAGGTGCGTGTGGTGCCGCTGACTGGCGAAACCGTAACGCAAGCCAACCGGGCTGCCTACGCCCCGCAATCCCTTCCGGAGGCCTATGCCCGCACCGCCGGAACCGGCGCGGGTGTGTCTGTTCGCGGCGCGGGACGACTGCCAGAGGCGCCATCCACTCAGGAGGGCCTGCGCAATCAACGCCTTGCCCTAAAGCGTCCTCCGGCGGTTCCAGAAATGCCCTATCAGATCGGGGTTGGTGATGTCGTCATGCTGGCAACGCCCACGACACGCAACACCCTGGAAGAGCTGACCGGATTGCTGGCGGCGCAGAACAGCCGCAATGGCTATACCGTACAGGATGACGGATCGGTCAATATTCCCGATGTCGGGCGTGTGCGCATTGCGGGCCTGACGATTGAGGATGCGGAGGAATTGCTGTTCCAGAAACTGGTCGAAGCTCAGTTCGACCCGACTTTCAGCCTCGAAATCGCAGAATTCAACTCGCGCCGCGTCTCCGTTGGCGGAGCCGTTGGAAAACCCGGTGTTCTGCCGATCACCCTGACACCGCTCTACCTCAGCGAAGCGCTGGCCGCTGCGGGCAGCGTGTCCGTAGCGGATATCGACGTGAGCTCTGTCAGGATCTATCGCGACGGTGAACTCTATCAGATCCCGCTTACAGATTTCTACGCCAGCCCCGATCTACAAAACACACGCCTCATCTCCGGCGATGCCGTGTTTGTCGATACGGATTTCAATCTCAACCGCGCTGAGCGCTTCTTTGAACAACAGATACGCCTGAAGCAGACAACGATCGCTGCCCGCGCACAGGAACTGAGCGAGCTGAACACTGCGATCTCCCTGCGCCGCAGTGACTATGCAGAACAGCGCAGCACCTTTGAGGCGCGCGAGGTCCTTGGCGCGAATGACCGTGACTATGTCTATCTGACCGGCGAGGTCGATAAACAGACCCGCTATCCCCTGCCCTATGAACGCCAAGCCTCGCTGGCGGATGCGCTCTATGATGCTGGTGGTGGGATCGCGCGTGAAACCGGTGATGTTTCGCAAGTCTATGTGCTGCGCGCCTCCAGCGACCCGCGTGAATTCGGCGCGGTGACCGCCTGGCATCTGAATGCCAGCAGTGCGGCCAACCTTACACTTGCAACAAAATTCCAGTTGCGACCAGACGATGTGATCTTTGTTGCCGAAAACCCGGTCACCAAATGGGGCCGCACCCTGCGCCAGATCACGCCGTCCCTGATCACAACACCCGTCGCGGCGGCGGTAAACTGA
- a CDS encoding NAD-dependent succinate-semialdehyde dehydrogenase, with the protein MSDTVTTVNPTTGKTLDTYNVLSGKALEDAVQRCHDAFLDWRLTSVEDRANTIKAIGAALRDRKDELAELMTKEMGKLLKQSHQEIDLCAAICDYSAAEAPAAFAPEERDIEGGEKGHIFYSPIGVVYGIQPWNFPAYQVVRYSIASLIAGNGVLLKHASNVTGSGQMLQEIYEAAGLPKGLFQALVISHDQSDTLISHDLVRGVTLTGSDGAGRKVGAKAAEAVKKTVLELGSNDAYIVLEDADIDAAVQTCVTGRTYNNGETCIAAKRFIVVDAIYNQFRDAYVAAMKRVTPGDPMGEDADIGPMARKDLRDDLHQQVKDSLEGGAKLLCGGEMPDTDGFFYPATVLENVAPGQPAYDDELFGPVAALIRAQDADDAMRIANDSRFGLGGGIMTKDTEKALALARDYFDTGMVFINGFGLAIPNMPFGGVKDSGYGREHGGFGMKEFVNVKSVMVMG; encoded by the coding sequence ATGTCCGATACAGTCACAACCGTGAATCCCACCACTGGCAAGACACTCGACACCTATAACGTGCTCAGCGGCAAGGCGCTGGAAGACGCCGTGCAACGCTGCCACGATGCATTTCTGGATTGGCGGCTGACCTCGGTGGAGGATCGCGCAAACACCATCAAAGCAATTGGCGCTGCCCTGCGCGACCGCAAGGATGAGCTTGCTGAACTGATGACGAAAGAAATGGGCAAACTACTGAAGCAGAGCCACCAGGAAATCGATCTCTGCGCAGCGATCTGTGACTATAGCGCGGCCGAAGCGCCCGCTGCTTTCGCACCTGAAGAACGCGATATCGAGGGTGGCGAGAAAGGGCATATCTTCTACTCGCCCATCGGCGTTGTATATGGCATCCAGCCTTGGAACTTTCCCGCCTATCAAGTTGTCCGCTATTCGATTGCGAGCCTGATTGCTGGGAACGGCGTGCTGCTGAAACATGCCTCCAATGTGACCGGCTCGGGTCAGATGCTCCAGGAAATCTATGAGGCAGCGGGCCTCCCGAAGGGCTTGTTTCAGGCGCTGGTGATTTCCCATGATCAATCAGATACTTTGATCAGCCACGATCTGGTGCGCGGTGTTACCCTGACCGGCAGTGATGGCGCGGGCCGTAAGGTCGGTGCCAAGGCCGCAGAGGCCGTGAAGAAAACGGTTCTGGAGCTGGGGTCCAACGATGCCTACATCGTGCTGGAGGATGCCGATATCGATGCCGCCGTCCAGACCTGCGTCACTGGCCGGACCTACAACAATGGTGAGACCTGTATTGCCGCCAAGCGTTTTATCGTGGTGGATGCCATCTACAACCAGTTCCGCGACGCCTATGTCGCGGCGATGAAGCGGGTCACCCCCGGTGATCCGATGGGGGAAGATGCCGACATTGGACCGATGGCACGAAAGGATCTGCGGGACGATCTTCATCAACAAGTGAAAGACAGTCTCGAAGGTGGTGCGAAACTGCTTTGCGGTGGTGAGATGCCCGATACCGATGGGTTCTTCTACCCGGCCACCGTTCTTGAGAATGTGGCCCCCGGTCAACCGGCCTATGATGATGAGCTGTTCGGCCCAGTCGCCGCATTAATCCGCGCGCAGGATGCAGACGACGCCATGCGCATCGCCAATGACAGCCGCTTTGGCCTCGGGGGCGGCATCATGACGAAGGACACTGAGAAGGCGCTTGCCCTCGCCCGCGATTACTTCGACACCGGCATGGTATTCATCAACGGGTTTGGTCTCGCGATCCCCAATATGCCCTTTGGCGGTGTCAAAGATTCCGGTTATGGCCGGGAACACGGTGGCTTCGGCATGAAGGAATTCGTGAACGTGAAATCAGTCATGGTGATGGGCTAA